In one window of Chryseobacterium sp. JV274 DNA:
- a CDS encoding ATP-binding protein, translating to MKSHINHEDPSLIKTKINEKTETINPLFQANTVNHNSLNEEMKWLQFLIEKRCKELFLEDETELNVGYEIPEPPKSDDKSPYSVTVNTHQLTVVDRIILALGIASAHYPSVLKTFVQIEESSNAFAIEAGGEYDKISRSFKPTFQTALFLLAGKDLSLWSQYGAQLINGSVLLKNDIIYNRSSAEFIHGKIELDTAYLNYFLSGQKPQLDHGSYFPGRLYKSDLTMEDIILEDNVQDQIKPIGHYIKALENGFFKTNEHSFKPGFIALFYGAPGTGKTMLAGILATTFGIDMYHVDLSQVVSKYIGETEKNLEVLFNRLQGKNCMLFFDEADALFGKRSDVKDAHDRYANQEVSYLLQRIEKFDGLTILASNFENNMDDAFKRRIDVSINVIRPTEITRKALWEHYLPKNITFESEDLLKHLTKEYTYTGANIRNIMKNVAMALHDRNETIITYSLISTYLMIENEKAFGKNQSRLSPFVQNP from the coding sequence ATGAAATCTCATATTAACCATGAAGACCCGTCATTAATAAAAACAAAAATTAATGAAAAAACGGAAACAATCAATCCCCTATTCCAAGCCAATACTGTAAATCATAACTCTTTAAATGAAGAAATGAAATGGCTGCAATTCCTTATTGAAAAGCGATGCAAAGAGTTGTTTCTGGAAGATGAGACAGAATTGAATGTTGGTTATGAAATACCTGAACCTCCAAAATCAGACGATAAATCTCCTTATTCGGTTACGGTAAATACCCATCAGCTTACCGTTGTGGACAGAATAATCTTAGCGCTGGGCATTGCTTCAGCTCATTATCCGTCCGTTCTGAAAACATTTGTGCAGATAGAAGAAAGCAGTAATGCATTTGCTATTGAAGCAGGTGGTGAGTATGATAAAATCAGCCGCAGCTTTAAGCCAACTTTTCAAACCGCACTTTTTTTGCTGGCAGGTAAGGATTTATCACTGTGGTCGCAGTATGGTGCACAACTCATCAATGGCAGTGTGTTGTTGAAAAATGATATTATTTACAATCGTTCTTCAGCAGAATTTATTCATGGAAAGATTGAACTGGATACCGCTTATCTCAATTATTTTTTATCAGGTCAGAAACCACAGCTGGACCATGGTTCTTACTTTCCCGGCAGGCTTTACAAATCTGATCTCACCATGGAAGATATTATTTTGGAAGATAATGTACAAGATCAGATAAAACCCATTGGCCACTATATAAAAGCATTGGAAAACGGCTTTTTCAAAACCAATGAGCATAGCTTTAAACCAGGCTTTATTGCTTTATTCTACGGTGCACCGGGAACGGGAAAAACGATGCTGGCCGGTATTCTTGCTACTACATTTGGTATTGATATGTATCATGTAGATCTCTCACAAGTAGTGAGCAAATACATTGGTGAAACTGAGAAAAATCTTGAAGTATTATTCAACAGGCTGCAGGGTAAAAACTGTATGCTGTTTTTTGATGAAGCCGACGCTTTGTTTGGGAAACGTTCTGATGTAAAAGATGCTCATGACCGCTACGCCAACCAGGAAGTTTCGTATTTGTTGCAGCGAATAGAAAAATTTGACGGATTAACAATCCTGGCTTCCAATTTTGAAAACAATATGGATGATGCTTTCAAACGCCGTATCGATGTTTCTATCAATGTAATACGACCGACAGAAATTACCAGAAAAGCCCTTTGGGAGCATTATTTGCCTAAAAATATAACTTTTGAAAGTGAAGACCTTTTAAAACATTTAACCAAAGAGTATACTTATACAGGTGCTAATATCCGAAACATTATGAAAAATGTTGCTATGGCATTACATGACCGTAATGAAACCATTATTACTTATTCTCTAATCAGTACTTATTTAATGATAGAAAACGAAAAAGCTTTCGGAAAAAATCAATCCCGTCTCAGCCCATTTGTACAAAACCCTTAG
- a CDS encoding contractile injection system tape measure protein, translating to MKQNHIIQKVFLEITVNNKEKALHIKDDINSFLSIDVFPEIEKHIKALEYKLAGQTLQIPRLELNVDVKSSALNTELKDQIVELFKEELSEITSPIETSHQETERDTKAYLIDNQEKMLRAFIYFLEKGAMPWWNSESNNMAILESTAFDRLISSDSFQKNILSVLSKENVKNRIINQLSNEQIAQLCLAILKNKELKINLGTDTIHYISKLNHTDRIAIWRLIFNVISEYLNTSNTHPREYLLQEISTIEQIGLSQTKSNHQNRKAVVKIFPFITENEISESIKTNAAELPENVTALIETIQEKDTETQAEVNQNEGQYIQNAGLILIHPFIKTLFEHCELIDPKTQQLTDPELCAHLLHYIAAGKTNAPEYDMIFEKFLCNIPMHQTINRHIKLSRKHKTQAKNVIESVQHNWAPMKKSSAALLQNEFFQRPGKLTITDSDYTLIVERKTQDILLEKLSWGIGLVKLPWQKKFIFVNW from the coding sequence GTGAAGCAAAATCATATCATTCAGAAAGTTTTTCTTGAAATTACCGTCAACAATAAAGAAAAAGCATTGCATATAAAAGATGATATTAACAGCTTTTTGTCTATTGATGTTTTTCCGGAAATAGAAAAGCATATCAAAGCTTTAGAATATAAATTAGCTGGTCAGACCCTGCAGATTCCCCGTTTAGAATTAAATGTGGATGTAAAAAGCAGCGCATTAAATACAGAGTTAAAAGATCAGATAGTTGAACTTTTTAAAGAAGAACTGTCAGAAATTACCAGTCCCATTGAAACTTCCCATCAGGAAACAGAAAGGGACACTAAGGCATACCTGATAGACAATCAGGAAAAGATGCTCAGGGCTTTTATCTATTTTTTAGAAAAAGGAGCTATGCCCTGGTGGAATTCGGAGAGCAATAATATGGCTATCTTGGAATCAACGGCTTTTGACCGTCTTATTTCGTCCGATAGCTTTCAAAAGAACATTCTATCTGTTTTGTCAAAAGAAAATGTTAAAAATCGGATTATTAATCAGCTTTCCAATGAACAAATTGCACAATTATGTTTGGCAATTCTGAAAAATAAGGAATTGAAGATCAACCTGGGAACCGATACAATACATTATATATCAAAACTGAATCATACGGATAGAATTGCAATATGGCGTTTGATCTTCAATGTAATATCGGAGTATTTGAATACATCCAATACCCATCCACGGGAGTATCTTTTACAGGAAATTTCAACAATAGAACAGATTGGCTTATCACAAACAAAAAGCAATCATCAGAACAGGAAAGCAGTAGTTAAGATATTCCCTTTTATTACAGAAAATGAAATTTCTGAAAGCATCAAAACGAATGCTGCAGAGCTACCTGAGAATGTAACAGCTTTAATAGAAACTATTCAGGAAAAAGATACAGAAACTCAGGCAGAGGTAAACCAGAACGAGGGACAATACATTCAAAATGCAGGGCTTATTTTGATCCACCCATTCATCAAAACCCTGTTTGAACATTGTGAGCTCATTGATCCAAAAACCCAGCAACTCACTGATCCGGAATTGTGTGCCCATCTATTGCATTATATCGCTGCCGGAAAAACAAATGCTCCGGAATACGACATGATTTTTGAAAAATTTCTGTGTAATATTCCGATGCACCAAACAATTAACAGGCATATTAAACTTTCACGTAAGCATAAAACACAGGCCAAAAATGTAATAGAAAGTGTACAGCACAACTGGGCTCCTATGAAAAAATCATCTGCTGCACTATTACAAAACGAGTTTTTCCAGCGACCGGGGAAATTAACCATTACCGACTCTGATTACACCCTTATCGTAGAACGAAAAACACAGGATATTCTTCTTGAAAAGCTTTCCTGGGGAATTGGTCTCGTAAAACTCCCCTGGCAGAAAAAATTCATATTTGTAAACTGGTAA